The Dehalogenimonas sp. 4OHTPN genome window below encodes:
- a CDS encoding GuaB3 family IMP dehydrogenase-related protein, with product MTHPQFKELRRSYGFDEVAIVPGDVTINPEQTDIGFKIGEVAFKIPVVASAMDAVTDVKMAVRMSQLGGLAVLHGEGIQARYHDAEAVLAEIAETPQSEVTALLQKIYTEPIKDDLVAERVKAVKAAGGTAAVAVMPANAKRLAPVIAEAGADILVVASTVTTARHISKSYRGLIFSELCASLKIPVMVGNCVSYSATLELMRQGVAAILVGVGPGAACTSREVLGLGVPQITATMDCAAAREAYLAETGRYVSIITDGGFKKGGDFCKAIAAGADAAMFGSIIAQAKEAPGHGYHWGMSHPHPSLPRGTRIKVGTTAPLEQILFGPTSVVDGSQNFVGALRTVMGVCGAATIRDMQRAEMVIAPAITTEGKSYQLSKCV from the coding sequence GTGACCCACCCCCAGTTCAAAGAATTACGCCGTTCATATGGATTCGATGAGGTTGCCATCGTCCCCGGCGATGTGACCATTAATCCCGAACAGACCGATATCGGCTTCAAGATCGGCGAGGTGGCCTTCAAAATACCTGTTGTCGCCTCGGCGATGGACGCTGTCACCGACGTCAAGATGGCGGTCAGGATGAGCCAGCTCGGCGGCCTGGCAGTGCTGCACGGCGAGGGCATCCAGGCACGCTACCACGACGCCGAAGCGGTTCTGGCTGAGATCGCCGAAACGCCCCAGTCCGAAGTCACCGCCCTGCTTCAAAAGATCTACACCGAACCTATCAAAGATGATCTGGTCGCCGAACGGGTCAAGGCTGTCAAAGCCGCCGGCGGCACCGCCGCCGTAGCCGTCATGCCGGCCAACGCCAAGCGGCTGGCCCCGGTCATCGCCGAAGCCGGCGCCGATATCCTGGTCGTCGCCTCCACCGTCACCACCGCCCGCCATATCTCCAAAAGCTACCGCGGCCTCATCTTCTCCGAGCTTTGCGCCAGCCTCAAGATTCCGGTCATGGTCGGCAACTGCGTCAGCTACTCCGCCACTCTTGAACTGATGCGCCAGGGCGTGGCTGCGATCCTGGTAGGCGTCGGGCCCGGTGCCGCCTGCACCTCCCGTGAAGTTCTTGGCCTGGGCGTGCCGCAGATCACCGCCACCATGGACTGCGCCGCCGCGCGGGAGGCTTATCTGGCTGAGACCGGACGCTATGTTTCGATTATAACCGATGGCGGTTTCAAGAAAGGCGGCGACTTCTGCAAAGCCATTGCCGCCGGCGCCGACGCTGCCATGTTCGGCTCCATCATCGCCCAGGCCAAAGAGGCGCCGGGTCACGGCTACCACTGGGGTATGAGCCATCCGCACCCATCGCTGCCCCGCGGCACCCGCATCAAGGTGGGCACCACCGCGCCGCTGGAGCAGATACTTTTTGGTCCCACCTCAGTCGTCGACGGCTCCCAGAACTTCGTCGGCGCTCTCCGGACGGTTATGGGCGTCTGCGGCGCCGCTACCATCCGCGACATGCAGCGGGCGGAAATGGTCATCGCTCCGGCCATCACCACCGAGGGCAAGAGCTACCAGTTGTCTAAATGCGTTTAA
- a CDS encoding PAS domain S-box protein: MTISRQKILLITPLAAGAREVNDLLARFGGERFIVESVSQIEAALEAVEGGRHTDLLLLDTNGADGAALDIVRAAVRRAPQVPLVVLSGESGGTAAAEYLKAGAGEVAALKDGGASLVQALDVAVERHRKEQSLRQAQRRLEAMGEVLGFGRWEILLDEMKVVASESARIIYGLEGTEWTLSQVQAVPLPEYRTGLDRALSELIGGGKPYNVEFRIRRPNDGQTAWVQSVAEYDAAERRVFGVIKDITQAKNAEEALRESEHRYRLLAEKTTDVIWTMSFNGRFTYVSPSVYQLRGFTPEEVMRQSIEEAVCPDSAAVVRQGLAQAISAADAGRSLGPAYLEIEQPRKDGGTVWTEVSVSVVKDEGRPSHILGVTRDITERRRIQAELKEREAELAAIFKAEPVGIVVSVDRVIWEVNDAACNMCGYQREELVGHSSRVLYSSDTDYRRLGDQLHAGLESAGRVTLEMPVRRKDGSVFQAIVSGAVLEKNDLSRGVVFAIQDITERKLFETSLKEREAKLAAIFRAAPVGIAVAVGRVIVEANETMYQMAGYSREELIGRSTRILYDSDAEYEKVGTELYSRLQASGQMTGEITARRRDGSHFPMLLSASPLDMADLSRGIVFTSMDISEQKKTEEAIRLSEEKHRLLFNSSNDAVFFHDEQGRFIEVNDRACQVLGYRRDELLGMTVADIDDSAVKLESRVVEQMAACGSAVFEQVHIAKDGRRIPVEINARQIQLGGRQMVLSVARDITERKKAEAELRRSMSLLAATLEATADGILVVGLDGKVQRYSSRFAKMWGIPKSLMAKGDDNALLDNVLSQLAEPQQFLDKVHELYAHPSRSSFDTLLFKDGRVFERYSRPQKIGEQIVGRVWSFRDVTQHQTMEDQLLRASEEWRATFDAISTPVSIQDRDFKILRVNKAFAEKLNSTPEELIGKTCFEVSHGTDEPVHDCPHLRTLDNGQPAEVEIHNAAKGTYTIVSTYPMFGPAGEVVATVHIAQDITERKKMQEKLMVTNRLASVGELAAGIAHEINNPLTGVLGFSELALSADLPDSVRADIEIIHSEARRAADVVKNLLIFARRHQQARAPLSINDVITRTLVLRAYEQKIHNIEVITDLDQELPEITADYFQLQQVFLNIINAEFFMIQTHHRGRLVVTTRFLPDEGVIRISFADDGPGIPADVLPRLFDPFFTTKEVGQGTGLGLSISHGVVQSHGGKIWAESQQGAGATFFIDLPLRPPESSPEQAGIIV, translated from the coding sequence ATGACGATCAGCAGACAAAAAATCCTACTCATCACTCCGCTCGCCGCCGGCGCCCGGGAGGTCAACGACCTTTTGGCGCGATTTGGCGGCGAACGTTTTATTGTCGAATCGGTGTCCCAAATTGAGGCCGCTCTGGAGGCGGTCGAGGGCGGCCGGCACACCGACCTGCTCCTCTTGGATACCAACGGCGCCGATGGAGCCGCGCTGGATATCGTCCGGGCAGCCGTCCGACGGGCGCCTCAGGTGCCTCTGGTAGTCTTAAGCGGCGAATCCGGCGGTACCGCCGCGGCCGAATACCTCAAAGCCGGCGCCGGCGAAGTAGCGGCGCTAAAGGACGGCGGCGCGTCTCTGGTGCAGGCGCTTGACGTGGCCGTCGAACGCCATCGGAAGGAACAGTCGCTGAGGCAAGCCCAGCGGCGGCTGGAAGCCATGGGTGAAGTGCTGGGCTTCGGGCGCTGGGAAATCCTGCTTGATGAGATGAAAGTTGTCGCCTCGGAAAGCGCCCGTATCATATACGGGTTGGAGGGGACCGAATGGACGCTGTCACAGGTGCAGGCGGTGCCGCTGCCGGAGTACCGGACCGGCCTGGACCGCGCCCTGTCCGAATTGATCGGCGGCGGTAAGCCTTACAATGTGGAGTTCCGCATCAGGCGCCCCAATGACGGGCAAACCGCCTGGGTGCAGTCGGTGGCTGAATATGACGCCGCCGAGCGCCGCGTTTTCGGCGTCATCAAGGACATCACCCAGGCCAAAAACGCCGAAGAGGCGCTGCGGGAATCGGAACACCGGTACCGGCTGCTGGCGGAAAAAACCACAGATGTAATTTGGACCATGTCTTTTAACGGGCGGTTTACCTACGTCAGTCCATCTGTTTACCAGCTCCGGGGCTTCACGCCGGAAGAAGTGATGCGGCAATCCATTGAAGAGGCGGTTTGCCCTGATTCGGCGGCGGTAGTGCGCCAGGGGTTGGCCCAGGCAATTTCCGCGGCTGATGCCGGCCGTAGCCTCGGGCCGGCGTACCTGGAGATAGAGCAGCCGCGAAAAGACGGCGGCACTGTTTGGACCGAGGTGTCCGTCAGCGTCGTCAAAGATGAAGGCCGGCCTTCCCATATCCTGGGCGTTACCAGGGACATCACCGAACGGCGCCGCATACAGGCCGAACTCAAAGAGCGTGAGGCGGAGCTGGCGGCTATTTTCAAGGCGGAACCGGTAGGCATCGTGGTTTCAGTAGACCGGGTGATCTGGGAGGTCAACGATGCCGCTTGCAACATGTGCGGTTACCAGCGGGAAGAACTGGTTGGCCATTCGTCCAGGGTCCTTTATTCCAGCGACACCGACTACCGAAGGCTGGGCGATCAACTTCACGCCGGGCTTGAAAGCGCCGGACGCGTTACCCTGGAGATGCCGGTAAGGCGCAAAGACGGATCGGTTTTCCAGGCGATTGTATCGGGCGCTGTTCTGGAAAAAAACGACCTGTCACGGGGCGTTGTCTTCGCCATTCAGGACATCACCGAGAGAAAGCTATTTGAAACCTCTCTCAAGGAGAGGGAAGCCAAACTGGCGGCCATATTCCGTGCCGCGCCAGTGGGCATCGCCGTCGCTGTCGGGCGGGTGATTGTAGAAGCCAACGAAACTATGTACCAGATGGCGGGCTACAGCCGGGAAGAGTTGATCGGCCGGAGCACCCGGATTTTATATGACAGCGACGCTGAATATGAAAAGGTCGGCACTGAGTTGTATTCACGGCTGCAGGCGAGCGGTCAAATGACCGGAGAAATAACGGCCCGGCGCCGCGACGGAAGTCATTTCCCGATGCTGCTCTCGGCCTCGCCTCTGGATATGGCTGACCTTTCCAGGGGCATCGTTTTTACTTCAATGGATATCTCTGAACAGAAAAAAACCGAAGAAGCGATCAGGCTGTCGGAGGAAAAGCACCGTCTGCTGTTCAACAGCTCCAACGACGCCGTGTTCTTCCACGATGAACAAGGCCGCTTTATTGAAGTCAACGACCGGGCTTGCCAGGTGCTCGGCTACCGGCGCGATGAATTACTGGGAATGACTGTGGCGGACATTGATGACTCTGCGGTTAAACTCGAATCCAGGGTGGTTGAACAGATGGCCGCCTGCGGTTCCGCCGTATTCGAGCAGGTGCATATAGCTAAAGACGGCCGGCGCATTCCGGTTGAAATCAATGCCCGGCAGATACAGCTCGGCGGGCGGCAAATGGTGCTGTCGGTGGCCCGAGATATTACCGAGAGAAAAAAAGCCGAGGCGGAGCTCCGGCGCTCGATGTCCCTTTTGGCTGCCACTCTTGAAGCTACTGCCGACGGCATCCTGGTGGTCGGCCTTGACGGCAAAGTTCAGCGTTATTCCAGCCGTTTCGCCAAGATGTGGGGCATCCCCAAGTCCCTGATGGCCAAGGGGGATGACAATGCCCTCCTTGACAACGTGCTTAGCCAGCTGGCGGAGCCCCAACAATTCCTGGATAAGGTTCACGAGCTCTACGCTCACCCGTCAAGGTCCAGTTTTGACACCCTGCTCTTCAAAGACGGCCGTGTCTTCGAGCGCTATTCCCGGCCGCAGAAAATCGGAGAGCAAATTGTCGGCCGGGTTTGGAGTTTCCGAGATGTCACCCAGCATCAAACAATGGAGGACCAGCTGCTAAGAGCCTCCGAGGAGTGGCGGGCGACTTTCGACGCCATTTCCACCCCTGTTTCCATTCAGGACCGTGATTTCAAGATCCTTCGAGTGAATAAAGCCTTCGCTGAAAAGCTTAACTCAACGCCGGAAGAACTCATCGGAAAAACCTGTTTCGAAGTTTCCCACGGCACCGATGAGCCGGTGCACGATTGCCCTCACCTGCGAACTCTGGACAACGGCCAGCCGGCTGAGGTCGAAATCCACAACGCGGCAAAGGGAACTTATACCATCGTTTCAACCTATCCCATGTTCGGTCCCGCCGGAGAGGTGGTTGCCACTGTCCACATCGCGCAGGATATTACCGAACGCAAGAAGATGCAGGAAAAGCTGATGGTGACCAACCGGCTGGCTTCGGTCGGCGAACTGGCGGCTGGCATCGCCCATGAGATCAACAATCCCCTCACCGGCGTCCTCGGTTTCTCTGAACTGGCGCTGTCGGCTGACCTGCCTGACAGCGTCCGCGCTGACATTGAAATTATTCACTCAGAAGCGCGACGGGCGGCTGACGTGGTTAAAAACTTGCTTATTTTCGCCCGGCGGCACCAGCAGGCCAGGGCGCCCCTTTCAATCAACGACGTCATCACTCGGACGCTGGTGCTGAGGGCTTACGAGCAAAAAATCCACAATATAGAAGTGATCACCGACCTGGACCAGGAATTGCCGGAGATCACCGCGGATTATTTCCAGCTTCAGCAAGTGTTTTTGAACATCATTAACGCCGAATTTTTCATGATCCAGACACACCATCGCGGCCGGCTGGTGGTAACCACCCGCTTCCTCCCTGATGAAGGGGTGATCCGCATTAGCTTTGCGGATGACGGTCCGGGGATACCCGCGGATGTGCTGCCCCGGCTTTTCGATCCCTTCTTTACCACCAAGGAGGTGGGCCAGGGCACCGGCCTGGGCCTGTCCATCAGCCACGGCGTGGTACAGAGCCACGGCGGCAAGATATGGGCTGAGAGCCAGCAGGGCGCGGGCGCCACTTTCTTTATTGATTTGCCGCTCCGGCCGCCGGAATCTTCCCCGGAACAGGCCGGCATCATCGTCTAG
- a CDS encoding prepilin peptidase: MEFAYAVVFFLFGAVIGSFLNVLCDRLPQEESVVSPPSKCPGCGRRLSPLDMIPIFSWLVLRGCCRTCGRQIPARVFWVELVTAAVFGGLYLHLGLNLTLAAALIYASLTIVIFVIDMEHQLILNGILLPAIVMALGVSLLDSRIDLAPSLLNAVIGGAAGFGIFLLVYILSRGGMGEGDVKLGAFAGLVTGWPNVIAAVIMSWILGGLVAVGLLAFKRKERRQAIAFGPFLALTTFITFLWGGPIIDWYLDVFLP, encoded by the coding sequence ATGGAATTTGCCTATGCTGTCGTCTTCTTCCTCTTCGGCGCCGTCATCGGCAGTTTTCTGAATGTCCTGTGCGACCGGCTGCCGCAGGAGGAGTCGGTCGTTTCCCCGCCTTCAAAATGCCCCGGCTGCGGCCGCCGCCTGTCGCCGCTGGACATGATCCCCATTTTCTCGTGGCTGGTCCTCCGCGGCTGCTGCCGCACCTGCGGCAGGCAAATACCGGCAAGGGTGTTTTGGGTTGAACTCGTGACCGCCGCGGTTTTCGGCGGTCTGTACCTGCATCTGGGCTTAAACCTGACGCTGGCGGCCGCCCTCATTTATGCCTCACTCACCATCGTTATCTTCGTCATTGACATGGAACACCAGCTCATCCTTAACGGCATACTGCTGCCGGCCATAGTGATGGCTTTGGGAGTCAGCCTTTTAGACAGCCGGATTGACCTGGCGCCGTCACTGCTGAATGCCGTCATCGGCGGCGCCGCGGGATTCGGCATCTTCCTGCTGGTGTATATCCTGTCCCGAGGCGGCATGGGCGAGGGCGATGTCAAACTGGGCGCCTTCGCCGGGCTGGTCACCGGCTGGCCGAACGTCATCGCCGCGGTTATCATGTCGTGGATTCTTGGCGGCCTGGTGGCTGTTGGCTTGCTGGCTTTTAAACGCAAAGAACGGCGGCAGGCCATCGCCTTCGGGCCGTTCCTGGCGCTGACCACCTTCATCACTTTCCTGTGGGGCGGGCCTATCATCGACTGGTACCTGGACGTATTTCTTCCGTGA
- a CDS encoding aminopeptidase, whose product MADPRIQKLAELLVKYSTKIKDGDKVVINAPAAALPLTRAIYLEVLKAGGLPFILQRGDFEDLLYRHGSDEQLQYVHQPQRYVAEEYDARFAILADDNTKKLSTIAPEKIVLFDRARSGLMKTMMKRSAAGELNWVVAPFPTAAMAQDAEMSLEEYEDFVYGACMPDLSDPIGYWKKQSDRLQKVVDWLKGRRSVHITGPETDLKLSIKGRKFIKCDGENNMPDGEVFTGPVEDSANGHVYFSYPAIESGREVTGVRLWFENGKVVKATAEKNEGFLLKTLDTDEGSRRLGEFAIGTNEGITKFTGEILFDEKIGGSFHLALGAGYPETGSVNESAIHWDMVCDLRQGGQITVDGDLLYKDGRFVIDF is encoded by the coding sequence ATGGCCGACCCCCGCATCCAGAAACTGGCCGAGCTTCTAGTCAAGTATTCCACCAAAATCAAGGACGGCGACAAGGTGGTGATCAACGCCCCGGCGGCCGCCCTGCCGCTGACCCGGGCTATCTACCTGGAGGTTTTGAAGGCCGGCGGCCTGCCGTTTATCCTGCAGCGCGGTGACTTCGAGGACCTGCTTTACCGCCACGGCTCGGACGAGCAGCTCCAGTATGTCCACCAGCCGCAGCGCTATGTCGCCGAGGAGTACGACGCCCGATTCGCCATCCTGGCTGACGACAATACGAAGAAGTTGTCCACGATCGCCCCGGAAAAGATAGTCCTCTTCGACCGGGCGCGCTCCGGTCTGATGAAGACGATGATGAAACGTTCCGCCGCCGGCGAGTTGAACTGGGTGGTAGCCCCCTTCCCCACCGCCGCCATGGCCCAGGACGCTGAAATGAGCCTGGAAGAATACGAAGACTTCGTCTACGGCGCCTGCATGCCAGACCTCTCCGATCCTATCGGTTACTGGAAGAAGCAGAGCGACCGGCTGCAGAAGGTAGTCGACTGGCTGAAAGGCCGCAGGAGCGTCCACATCACCGGCCCGGAGACTGACCTGAAACTGTCCATCAAAGGCCGCAAGTTTATCAAGTGCGACGGCGAGAACAACATGCCCGACGGCGAGGTCTTCACCGGCCCGGTGGAGGACTCTGCCAACGGCCACGTCTACTTCTCCTACCCCGCCATCGAGAGCGGGCGGGAGGTCACCGGCGTCAGGCTGTGGTTCGAGAACGGCAAGGTAGTAAAAGCTACCGCGGAGAAAAACGAGGGATTCCTGTTAAAGACCCTCGATACCGACGAGGGGTCCCGGCGGTTGGGAGAGTTCGCTATCGGCACCAACGAAGGCATCACCAAATTCACCGGCGAGATCCTCTTCGATGAAAAGATCGGCGGCAGCTTCCACCTGGCGCTCGGCGCCGGCTACCCGGAAACGGGATCGGTCAATGAATCAGCCATTCACTGGGATATGGTCTGCGACCTGCGGCAGGGCGGGCAGATCACCGTTGACGGCGACCTGCTGTACAAGGACGGCAGGTTCGTTATCGATTTTTAA
- a CDS encoding twin-arginine translocation signal domain-containing protein: MLRPPTRRRALGLAAVSACAASAGTPTSLPTCWA, encoded by the coding sequence TTGCTCAGACCACCGACCCGGCGCCGGGCGCTGGGACTTGCGGCGGTTTCGGCATGCGCGGCTTCGGCGGGAACTCCGACGTCCTTACCGACCTGCTGGGCATAA
- a CDS encoding response regulator transcription factor has protein sequence MIRKVLVVDDEKKIVDIVRAYLEREGYRVITAFDGETALKTFRQEKPDLIILDLMLPRLSGNEVCRAIRKESDIPIIMLTARDELTDKIVGLELGADDYLTKPFEGRELVARAKAILRRSEPKSENRLIQAGSLTIDLERRQVTAGGRQVELTTTEFELLRLLAAHPGRVFSRSELLDRLQGDSYEAYERTIDSHIKNLRRKLTPDASKPSYIHTIYGAGYKLEEPK, from the coding sequence GTGATTAGAAAAGTTCTGGTCGTCGACGATGAAAAGAAGATTGTGGACATCGTCCGGGCTTACCTCGAAAGAGAAGGCTACCGGGTGATCACCGCGTTCGACGGCGAAACGGCTTTGAAGACTTTTCGCCAGGAAAAACCTGACCTCATAATCCTGGACCTGATGCTGCCGCGCCTCTCGGGCAATGAGGTCTGTCGGGCGATCCGCAAGGAGTCCGACATCCCCATTATCATGCTGACCGCCAGGGATGAACTGACCGATAAAATCGTGGGGTTGGAATTGGGCGCCGACGACTATCTGACCAAACCGTTCGAAGGACGGGAACTGGTGGCCCGAGCCAAAGCCATATTGCGCCGGTCAGAGCCCAAATCCGAAAATCGCCTCATTCAGGCAGGGAGCCTGACTATTGACCTGGAACGGCGGCAGGTCACCGCCGGCGGCAGGCAGGTGGAACTGACAACTACCGAATTTGAACTGCTGCGCCTCCTGGCCGCCCACCCGGGGAGGGTCTTCTCCCGGAGCGAACTATTAGACCGGCTCCAGGGCGATTCATACGAGGCTTACGAACGGACAATAGACTCCCATATTAAGAATCTCCGGCGTAAACTGACGCCCGACGCCTCCAAACCCTCGTACATCCACACCATTTACGGGGCTGGCTATAAATTAGAGGAACCGAAGTGA
- a CDS encoding ATP-binding protein, translating to MRSLAWKLGAALVMVAVIAIGIMAIITNLNTSRQFQSYIETSPAFIETVSRTLAVFYAQNRSWNGVENLLPQLVANTGDRLVVADSSGQIVGDTAGELTGANLSQTDLNGGYTIRTMMGFQGGMGGGGGQIVGQAFYVGQTGVAAEQAFLNQTNRWLWLSGGIAVVLAVVLAVILARNFIRPLRALDTGAREIASGNLGYRVRIDSGDETGRLAESFNAMAGSLQHSEEARKRLLADVAHELRTPLTIISGTVDAISDGVLPADEKQLKIIKSEAQVLTRLIADLRDLSLAEAGELKLELSAVDLADLVRRKAEQFKPLAEAKGISLISEAAEALPSVTGDWVRLEQVFANLFSNAIRHTQAGGRIAVSFNPDTLEGTPAVTAAVTDTGEGMTVEQLKHIFDRFYRVEDSRARAEGNGAGLGLAIVKQMVAAHHGRVGVESRPGYGSTFHITLPAAGLTAKTQD from the coding sequence GTGAGAAGCCTAGCCTGGAAGCTGGGCGCGGCGCTTGTAATGGTAGCCGTAATCGCCATTGGCATTATGGCGATCATCACCAACCTGAATACCAGCCGGCAGTTTCAATCTTATATCGAAACCAGCCCGGCTTTTATTGAAACAGTCAGCCGGACGCTGGCTGTTTTTTACGCCCAGAACCGGTCATGGAACGGCGTTGAAAACCTGCTGCCGCAGCTGGTGGCCAACACCGGCGACCGGTTGGTTGTTGCTGACAGTTCCGGGCAGATTGTCGGCGATACCGCCGGCGAATTAACCGGGGCTAATCTCAGCCAGACTGATTTGAACGGCGGCTATACCATCCGCACCATGATGGGATTCCAAGGCGGCATGGGCGGCGGCGGGGGACAGATCGTGGGTCAGGCTTTCTACGTCGGGCAAACCGGGGTCGCCGCCGAACAGGCTTTCCTGAATCAAACCAACCGCTGGTTGTGGCTTTCCGGCGGTATCGCCGTCGTCCTCGCCGTCGTCCTCGCCGTCATCCTGGCCCGAAATTTCATCCGGCCTCTCCGTGCGCTTGACACCGGCGCCAGGGAAATTGCCTCCGGCAACCTCGGCTATAGAGTGAGGATCGACAGCGGCGACGAAACCGGTCGGCTGGCGGAATCTTTCAATGCCATGGCGGGTTCGCTGCAGCATAGCGAGGAAGCCCGCAAACGGCTGCTTGCCGATGTCGCTCACGAACTCAGGACACCCTTAACGATCATCAGCGGTACGGTTGACGCGATCAGCGACGGCGTCCTGCCCGCCGATGAAAAGCAATTAAAAATCATTAAGAGCGAAGCTCAAGTCCTGACCAGACTGATCGCCGATCTCCGCGACCTGTCCCTGGCCGAAGCCGGCGAGCTGAAATTGGAACTGTCAGCGGTTGACCTGGCAGACCTGGTCCGCCGAAAAGCGGAACAGTTCAAGCCACTGGCCGAGGCCAAAGGCATCTCCCTGATTTCAGAAGCGGCTGAAGCCCTGCCCTCAGTAACGGGGGACTGGGTGCGGTTGGAACAGGTTTTCGCCAACCTGTTTTCCAACGCCATCCGCCACACCCAGGCCGGCGGCCGGATCGCTGTCTCTTTTAATCCCGACACGCTCGAAGGAACTCCAGCGGTAACCGCCGCGGTGACGGATACCGGCGAGGGCATGACCGTCGAGCAACTGAAACATATTTTCGACCGGTTCTACCGCGTCGAAGATTCTCGCGCCCGAGCCGAGGGCAATGGCGCCGGACTGGGACTGGCAATTGTCAAACAGATGGTGGCCGCCCATCACGGCCGGGTCGGCGTCGAAAGCCGCCCCGGCTATGGTTCGACATTCCATATCACCCTGCCTGCGGCGGGCTTAACAGCCAAAACACAAGACTGA
- a CDS encoding cupin domain-containing protein: MAETQSIIGHAAAMAKLVAYQPGAVVSRTLTDRPAGTITLFAFDAGHGLSEHSAPFDAFAYIVDGESEISIGGEKHRVIEGQAIIMPANIPHALKAVTAFKMLLVMIRS; encoded by the coding sequence ATGGCGGAAACTCAATCGATCATCGGCCACGCCGCGGCTATGGCCAAACTGGTGGCATACCAGCCCGGCGCCGTGGTCAGCCGTACACTGACTGACCGTCCCGCCGGCACGATTACGCTGTTTGCCTTTGACGCCGGCCACGGACTGTCTGAGCATTCGGCGCCCTTCGACGCTTTTGCATATATCGTTGACGGCGAATCTGAAATTAGCATCGGCGGCGAGAAGCACCGGGTCATCGAAGGTCAGGCGATCATCATGCCCGCAAACATCCCTCATGCCCTGAAAGCGGTAACGGCGTTCAAGATGCTGCTGGTGATGATCCGTTCGTAG
- a CDS encoding TerC family protein has protein sequence MDVTIWHWVGFNIFLVTMLMLDLFVFHRKAHVIQMKESLRWTAFWVGLAIIFGLGIWYFEGSGSALDFFSGYLVEESLSVDNLFVFLMLFTYFCVPKEHQYRVLFWGILIAIVLRAAFIVGGIALFHALEWMVYVFGAFLIFTGVRMGMQKEDNPHPEANPVVKLLCKILPMTPKYHGGKFFTLENGRRLATPLFMVFAAINLTDIIFAVDSIPAILAITDDPFIVYTSNMFAIMGLRSVYFALSGFAERLHYLHYGLSAVLIFLGVKMVLSDILHIPTFLSLAIIASILAAAVIASLRRPPEPRPEPDLSCSPKEDGATCVIDEIRKEE, from the coding sequence ATGGACGTAACTATCTGGCACTGGGTCGGATTCAACATTTTCCTGGTCACAATGCTCATGCTTGACCTGTTTGTCTTCCACCGAAAGGCGCACGTGATTCAAATGAAGGAATCACTGCGGTGGACGGCTTTCTGGGTCGGCCTGGCGATCATCTTCGGCCTGGGCATCTGGTACTTTGAAGGCTCAGGCTCCGCCCTGGATTTCTTCAGCGGCTATCTCGTCGAAGAATCGCTCTCAGTAGACAATCTCTTCGTCTTCCTGATGCTTTTCACCTATTTCTGTGTGCCGAAGGAGCACCAGTACCGCGTCTTGTTCTGGGGCATCCTGATCGCTATTGTGCTGCGGGCGGCGTTCATCGTCGGCGGCATTGCCCTGTTCCATGCCCTGGAATGGATGGTTTATGTATTCGGGGCTTTCCTGATTTTCACTGGCGTCCGCATGGGTATGCAAAAAGAAGACAATCCTCATCCAGAAGCCAACCCGGTGGTGAAATTATTGTGTAAAATCCTGCCGATGACGCCCAAATACCACGGAGGTAAATTCTTCACCCTGGAAAACGGGCGGCGCCTGGCGACGCCCTTGTTCATGGTATTTGCCGCCATTAACCTGACCGACATCATCTTTGCCGTTGACTCCATCCCGGCTATCCTGGCTATCACCGACGACCCGTTTATCGTCTATACCTCAAATATGTTCGCCATCATGGGCCTGCGCTCAGTCTATTTCGCTTTATCTGGTTTCGCCGAACGCCTCCACTACCTGCACTACGGGCTGTCCGCGGTGCTGATCTTCCTCGGCGTCAAGATGGTTCTTTCCGATATCCTGCACATCCCCACATTCCTGTCGCTGGCGATAATCGCCTCGATTCTGGCCGCAGCGGTCATCGCTTCCCTGCGGCGGCCGCCAGAGCCCAGACCAGAGCCTGACCTGTCCTGCTCGCCGAAGGAAGATGGCGCGACATGCGTCATTGATGAAATCAGGAAGGAGGAATAG
- a CDS encoding TfoX/Sxy family protein, whose protein sequence is MPASNVFLELVLEKLAPLGAVTGRSMFGGFGVFHEGEMFGLISNDVMYLKADDSNREDYVKTGSRQYKPMPYWNVPADVFEDTAEQVEWARKSVTIAHTAPMKKK, encoded by the coding sequence ATGCCCGCCTCAAATGTATTCCTCGAGCTGGTCCTGGAAAAGTTGGCGCCCCTGGGGGCCGTCACCGGCAGGAGCATGTTCGGCGGCTTCGGTGTCTTCCATGAAGGCGAAATGTTCGGACTAATCTCCAACGACGTCATGTATTTGAAAGCCGACGACTCCAACCGCGAAGATTATGTCAAGACCGGCAGCCGGCAATACAAGCCGATGCCTTACTGGAACGTCCCCGCCGATGTTTTCGAGGACACTGCCGAACAGGTTGAATGGGCTAGAAAATCGGTAACCATCGCCCATACCGCTCCGATGAAGAAAAAATAG